From one Gossypium hirsutum isolate 1008001.06 chromosome D08, Gossypium_hirsutum_v2.1, whole genome shotgun sequence genomic stretch:
- the LOC107932481 gene encoding uncharacterized protein isoform X13, with protein MGFQCKMPFAGAGAPPSSYQGELQCPKISFSDHDNHDLNASNDSLDLWNAATENQLSVFDMLINDESEVGSERSLVHEAHVAFSVEGLGKMRTKTPLHSPKQGGRISSDDCSLAWNFSRQLNSLKGSNFVLNDSELEVDMDVPLGSSPSQFSVDITDSHGNWKPNLSTFSDDMQLDSHYRNSKCSFGDTDISYNIGREDIWDDPSPKHLSSKVGHDLTTLIGESGRYNPIQTNYDVTDLPAQPGWPFFGTEDVKDSLSLLSFSSEESCSSSAVRGETIDSSPPNLMPRQSRRICSTFGRTRMKYDLVNDFAKETRCEDRDNLGQPSGKYMRTPVPLKSTATKRASYYLQGGIELSQKWLLEERCNGVDIDLGFSSFHCTSQANLPSVGSQLWAEDPIGAFPVPELNLNVKSCFNTPKHSESIHCLPFSCFTSEKFAFCQPLNQTNAFDSPVFSNIGAGSIKHALSPDSGRQGVPLDLFDAGQHREIGFLDLSVRGRVNGDDKRKPKSPPANCKQLEFEMENCFGNDLLFSKEPIVMGGSNPNNKEDEFNEAKDGTLETKGSLGVETSPSVKIHEKGESKGYECDVEIPLPCQSGTEQKSLMQEQK; from the exons ATGGGGTTTCAGTGCAAAATGCCATTTGCTGGTGCAGGTGCTCCACCATCAAGCTATCAAGGAGAGTTACAATGCCCAAA GATTTCATTTAGCGATCATGATAATCATGATTTAAATGCTTCCAATGATAGTTTGGATCTCTGGAATGCAGCCACTGAGAATC AATTATCTGTTTTCGACATGCTTATTAATGATGAATCAGAGGTGGGTTCAGAAAGAAGTCTGGTTCATGAAGCTCATGTTGCTTTTTCAGTTGAAG GTTTAGGTAAGATGAGAACAAAGACTCCATTGCACTCACCAAAGCAAGGGGGCAG AATCTCTTCTGATGATTGCTCATTAGCCTGGAACTTTTCAAGGCAACTAAACTCATTGAAGGGTTCTAACTTTGTGCTAAATGATAGTGAACTAGAAGTG GACATGGATGTTCCTCTTGGTAGCAGTCCTTCGCAGTTCTCAGTCGATATAACTGATTCACATGGCAATTGGAAGCCAAACCTCTCCACTTTTTCTGATGACATGCAACTTGACAGCCATTACAGAAATAGCAAGTGCTCTTTTGGTGACACTGACATTTCCTACAACATAGGAAGGGAAGATATATGGGATG ATCCTTCTCCAAAGCATTTATCATCAAAAGTTGGTCATGATTTGACAACTTTAATTGGGGAAAG TGGCAGGTATAACCCAATTCAAACGAATTATGATGTAACAGATTTGCCAGCCCAACCAGGTTGGCCTTTTTTTGGGACTGAAGATGTAAAGGATAGCTTGAGCTTGCTGAG CTTTAGCAGTGAAGAATCATGCTCTTCTAGCGCAG TGAGGGGTGAAACGATAGACAGTTCACCTCCAAATCTAATGCCTAGGCAGAGCAGAAGAATATGTAGTACATTTGGTAGGACCAGAATGAAGTATGATCTGGTCAATGATTTTGCCAAGGAAACACGTTGCGAAGACAGAGATAATCTTGGGCAACCATCTGGCAAATATATGAGGACTCCAGTTCCGCTCAAGTCAACAGCAACCAAGCGTGCAAGCTATTATCTCCAAGGGGGAATAGAACTATCTCAGAAATGGTTGCTTGAGGAAAGATGCAATGGAGTTGATATAGATTTGGGTTTCAGTTCTTTCCATTGCACCTCACAGGCAAACCTTCCATCTGTAGGATCCCAGCTGTGGGCTGAAGATCCTATTGGTGCCTTTCCTGTTCCTGAACTGAATCTTAATGTCAAATCTTGCTTTAATACACCTAAGCACAGTGAATCTATTCACTGTTTGCCTTTTAGCTGTTTCACATCCGAGAAGTTTGCTTTTTGCCAACCATTGAATCAAACAAACGCTTTTGATTCTCCAGTATTCTCAAATATCGGGGCTGGATCAATCAAGCATGCCCTATCTCCAGATTCAGGAAGACAAGGTGTTCCTTTGGATTTGTTTGATGCTGGTCAGCATAGAGAGATTGGATTTCTTGATTTATCAGTACGAGGACGAGTTAATGGAGATGATAAAAGAAAACCAAAGTCCCCACCAGCCAACTGCAAACAGTTAGAATTTGAAATGGAAAATTGCTTTGGAAatgatttattattttcaaaGGAGCCCATAGTAATGGGTGGTTCAAATCCGAATAACAAGGAGGATGAATTCAATGAAGCAAAAGATGGAACTCTAGAAACAAAGGGGAGCCTTGGTGTGGAAACATCACCATCTGTTAAGATCCATGAGAAAGGAGAGAGCAAAGG ATATGAGTGTGATGTAGAAATTCCACTTCCTTGTCAAAGCGGGACAGAACAGAAG AGCTTAATGCAGGAACAGAAATGA
- the LOC107932481 gene encoding uncharacterized protein isoform X6, with protein sequence MGFQCKMPFAGAGAPPSSYQGELQCPKISFSDHDNHDLNASNDSLDLWNAATENQLSVFDMLINDESEVGSERSLVHEAHVAFSVEGLGKMRTKTPLHSPKQGGRISSDDCSLAWNFSRQLNSLKGSNFVLNDSELEVDMDVPLGSSPSQFSVDITDSHGNWKPNLSTFSDDMQLDSHYRNSKCSFGDTDISYNIGREDIWDAKVSYLDDGFPHEREDDISWKYWPHKIDGNSGDFLDYENGEIPDNAFEGHYMLRKRGVKATNLNSLDPSPKHLSSKVGHDLTTLIGESGRYNPIQTNYDVTDLPAQPGWPFFGTEDVKDSLSLLSEESCSSSAVRGETIDSSPPNLMPRQSRRICSTFGRTRMKYDLVNDFAKETRCEDRDNLGQPSGKYMRTPVPLKSTATKRASYYLQGGIELSQKWLLEERCNGVDIDLGFSSFHCTSQANLPSVGSQLWAEDPIGAFPVPELNLNVKSCFNTPKHSESIHCLPFSCFTSEKFAFCQPLNQTNAFDSPVFSNIGAGSIKHALSPDSGRQGVPLDLFDAGQHREIGFLDLSVRGRVNGDDKRKPKSPPANCKQLEFEMENCFGNDLLFSKEPIVMGGSNPNNKEDEFNEAKDGTLETKGSLGVETSPSVKIHEKGESKGYECDVEIPLPCQSGTEQKEQK encoded by the exons ATGGGGTTTCAGTGCAAAATGCCATTTGCTGGTGCAGGTGCTCCACCATCAAGCTATCAAGGAGAGTTACAATGCCCAAA GATTTCATTTAGCGATCATGATAATCATGATTTAAATGCTTCCAATGATAGTTTGGATCTCTGGAATGCAGCCACTGAGAATC AATTATCTGTTTTCGACATGCTTATTAATGATGAATCAGAGGTGGGTTCAGAAAGAAGTCTGGTTCATGAAGCTCATGTTGCTTTTTCAGTTGAAG GTTTAGGTAAGATGAGAACAAAGACTCCATTGCACTCACCAAAGCAAGGGGGCAG AATCTCTTCTGATGATTGCTCATTAGCCTGGAACTTTTCAAGGCAACTAAACTCATTGAAGGGTTCTAACTTTGTGCTAAATGATAGTGAACTAGAAGTG GACATGGATGTTCCTCTTGGTAGCAGTCCTTCGCAGTTCTCAGTCGATATAACTGATTCACATGGCAATTGGAAGCCAAACCTCTCCACTTTTTCTGATGACATGCAACTTGACAGCCATTACAGAAATAGCAAGTGCTCTTTTGGTGACACTGACATTTCCTACAACATAGGAAGGGAAGATATATGGGATG CTAAAGTTAGCTACCTAGATGATGGCTTTCCCCATGAAAGGGAAGATGACATTTCTTGGAAATACTGGCCACACAAAATAGATGGTAATTCTGGAGATTTTTTGGATTATGAAAATGGTGAGATACCAGATAATGCTTTTGAAGGGCATTACATGCTGAGGAAAAG GGGTGTCAAAGCAACAAATTTGAATAGTTTAG ATCCTTCTCCAAAGCATTTATCATCAAAAGTTGGTCATGATTTGACAACTTTAATTGGGGAAAG TGGCAGGTATAACCCAATTCAAACGAATTATGATGTAACAGATTTGCCAGCCCAACCAGGTTGGCCTTTTTTTGGGACTGAAGATGTAAAGGATAGCTTGAGCTTGCTGAG TGAAGAATCATGCTCTTCTAGCGCAG TGAGGGGTGAAACGATAGACAGTTCACCTCCAAATCTAATGCCTAGGCAGAGCAGAAGAATATGTAGTACATTTGGTAGGACCAGAATGAAGTATGATCTGGTCAATGATTTTGCCAAGGAAACACGTTGCGAAGACAGAGATAATCTTGGGCAACCATCTGGCAAATATATGAGGACTCCAGTTCCGCTCAAGTCAACAGCAACCAAGCGTGCAAGCTATTATCTCCAAGGGGGAATAGAACTATCTCAGAAATGGTTGCTTGAGGAAAGATGCAATGGAGTTGATATAGATTTGGGTTTCAGTTCTTTCCATTGCACCTCACAGGCAAACCTTCCATCTGTAGGATCCCAGCTGTGGGCTGAAGATCCTATTGGTGCCTTTCCTGTTCCTGAACTGAATCTTAATGTCAAATCTTGCTTTAATACACCTAAGCACAGTGAATCTATTCACTGTTTGCCTTTTAGCTGTTTCACATCCGAGAAGTTTGCTTTTTGCCAACCATTGAATCAAACAAACGCTTTTGATTCTCCAGTATTCTCAAATATCGGGGCTGGATCAATCAAGCATGCCCTATCTCCAGATTCAGGAAGACAAGGTGTTCCTTTGGATTTGTTTGATGCTGGTCAGCATAGAGAGATTGGATTTCTTGATTTATCAGTACGAGGACGAGTTAATGGAGATGATAAAAGAAAACCAAAGTCCCCACCAGCCAACTGCAAACAGTTAGAATTTGAAATGGAAAATTGCTTTGGAAatgatttattattttcaaaGGAGCCCATAGTAATGGGTGGTTCAAATCCGAATAACAAGGAGGATGAATTCAATGAAGCAAAAGATGGAACTCTAGAAACAAAGGGGAGCCTTGGTGTGGAAACATCACCATCTGTTAAGATCCATGAGAAAGGAGAGAGCAAAGG ATATGAGTGTGATGTAGAAATTCCACTTCCTTGTCAAAGCGGGACAGAACAGAAG GAACAGAAATGA
- the LOC107932481 gene encoding uncharacterized protein isoform X2: MGFQCKMPFAGAGAPPSSYQGELQCPKISFSDHDNHDLNASNDSLDLWNAATENQLSVFDMLINDESEVGSERSLVHEAHVAFSVEGLGKMRTKTPLHSPKQGGRISSDDCSLAWNFSRQLNSLKGSNFVLNDSELEVDMDVPLGSSPSQFSVDITDSHGNWKPNLSTFSDDMQLDSHYRNSKCSFGDTDISYNIGREDIWDAKVSYLDDGFPHEREDDISWKYWPHKIDGNSGDFLDYENGEIPDNAFEGHYMLRKRGVKATNLNSLDPSPKHLSSKVGHDLTTLIGESGRYNPIQTNYDVTDLPAQPGWPFFGTEDVKDSLSLLSSEESCSSSAVRGETIDSSPPNLMPRQSRRICSTFGRTRMKYDLVNDFAKETRCEDRDNLGQPSGKYMRTPVPLKSTATKRASYYLQGGIELSQKWLLEERCNGVDIDLGFSSFHCTSQANLPSVGSQLWAEDPIGAFPVPELNLNVKSCFNTPKHSESIHCLPFSCFTSEKFAFCQPLNQTNAFDSPVFSNIGAGSIKHALSPDSGRQGVPLDLFDAGQHREIGFLDLSVRGRVNGDDKRKPKSPPANCKQLEFEMENCFGNDLLFSKEPIVMGGSNPNNKEDEFNEAKDGTLETKGSLGVETSPSVKIHEKGESKGYECDVEIPLPCQSGTEQKSLMQEQK, from the exons ATGGGGTTTCAGTGCAAAATGCCATTTGCTGGTGCAGGTGCTCCACCATCAAGCTATCAAGGAGAGTTACAATGCCCAAA GATTTCATTTAGCGATCATGATAATCATGATTTAAATGCTTCCAATGATAGTTTGGATCTCTGGAATGCAGCCACTGAGAATC AATTATCTGTTTTCGACATGCTTATTAATGATGAATCAGAGGTGGGTTCAGAAAGAAGTCTGGTTCATGAAGCTCATGTTGCTTTTTCAGTTGAAG GTTTAGGTAAGATGAGAACAAAGACTCCATTGCACTCACCAAAGCAAGGGGGCAG AATCTCTTCTGATGATTGCTCATTAGCCTGGAACTTTTCAAGGCAACTAAACTCATTGAAGGGTTCTAACTTTGTGCTAAATGATAGTGAACTAGAAGTG GACATGGATGTTCCTCTTGGTAGCAGTCCTTCGCAGTTCTCAGTCGATATAACTGATTCACATGGCAATTGGAAGCCAAACCTCTCCACTTTTTCTGATGACATGCAACTTGACAGCCATTACAGAAATAGCAAGTGCTCTTTTGGTGACACTGACATTTCCTACAACATAGGAAGGGAAGATATATGGGATG CTAAAGTTAGCTACCTAGATGATGGCTTTCCCCATGAAAGGGAAGATGACATTTCTTGGAAATACTGGCCACACAAAATAGATGGTAATTCTGGAGATTTTTTGGATTATGAAAATGGTGAGATACCAGATAATGCTTTTGAAGGGCATTACATGCTGAGGAAAAG GGGTGTCAAAGCAACAAATTTGAATAGTTTAG ATCCTTCTCCAAAGCATTTATCATCAAAAGTTGGTCATGATTTGACAACTTTAATTGGGGAAAG TGGCAGGTATAACCCAATTCAAACGAATTATGATGTAACAGATTTGCCAGCCCAACCAGGTTGGCCTTTTTTTGGGACTGAAGATGTAAAGGATAGCTTGAGCTTGCTGAG CAGTGAAGAATCATGCTCTTCTAGCGCAG TGAGGGGTGAAACGATAGACAGTTCACCTCCAAATCTAATGCCTAGGCAGAGCAGAAGAATATGTAGTACATTTGGTAGGACCAGAATGAAGTATGATCTGGTCAATGATTTTGCCAAGGAAACACGTTGCGAAGACAGAGATAATCTTGGGCAACCATCTGGCAAATATATGAGGACTCCAGTTCCGCTCAAGTCAACAGCAACCAAGCGTGCAAGCTATTATCTCCAAGGGGGAATAGAACTATCTCAGAAATGGTTGCTTGAGGAAAGATGCAATGGAGTTGATATAGATTTGGGTTTCAGTTCTTTCCATTGCACCTCACAGGCAAACCTTCCATCTGTAGGATCCCAGCTGTGGGCTGAAGATCCTATTGGTGCCTTTCCTGTTCCTGAACTGAATCTTAATGTCAAATCTTGCTTTAATACACCTAAGCACAGTGAATCTATTCACTGTTTGCCTTTTAGCTGTTTCACATCCGAGAAGTTTGCTTTTTGCCAACCATTGAATCAAACAAACGCTTTTGATTCTCCAGTATTCTCAAATATCGGGGCTGGATCAATCAAGCATGCCCTATCTCCAGATTCAGGAAGACAAGGTGTTCCTTTGGATTTGTTTGATGCTGGTCAGCATAGAGAGATTGGATTTCTTGATTTATCAGTACGAGGACGAGTTAATGGAGATGATAAAAGAAAACCAAAGTCCCCACCAGCCAACTGCAAACAGTTAGAATTTGAAATGGAAAATTGCTTTGGAAatgatttattattttcaaaGGAGCCCATAGTAATGGGTGGTTCAAATCCGAATAACAAGGAGGATGAATTCAATGAAGCAAAAGATGGAACTCTAGAAACAAAGGGGAGCCTTGGTGTGGAAACATCACCATCTGTTAAGATCCATGAGAAAGGAGAGAGCAAAGG ATATGAGTGTGATGTAGAAATTCCACTTCCTTGTCAAAGCGGGACAGAACAGAAG AGCTTAATGCAGGAACAGAAATGA